In Ferrigenium kumadai, the DNA window CTTTGTGCTGCGGCTTCTCCGCGCGCACCAGCTTCTGTTCGATACGCGCCACCGCGTCTATCAGCGCCTGGGGAGCAACCGGGAGCGGCAACACATCGCGCACCCCCAGGCGCATCGCCTGGATCACGTTCTCCGCCGAAACCTTCTCGCACAGCATGATGAATCTCATGCCGGGATGACGCTGACTGACGCTTTCCAAAGCCGTGATTGCATCCTGCCCGTCGCCCGAGCTTTCGATGACGATCAGGTCGGGCTGCTCCTGGTCGGCGACCGCCCCAAGTTGCTCCTTGCCACCCTCGAACAATAGAACAGCATGGGGGTGCCCCGCTTCCTGAAGGATATGGAGAATGCTCTCCATATGTTTTTTGTTCGGCGATATGGCGGCGATTTTCACGATTTTCCTTGTCTTCCTTTATCGGTTTCTCTGCGCATCAAGTTTTGTACGGCACTCATGCCGCACACCCACCTCGCATGAAGCCCAGGCTTTCGGCCGGCATGACCACGGTCGAGAGCGGAAGCGGGATGCTCGGCAAGGGGAACCAGACCAGCGTTCCGATCAGGGGAGTGAAACTGGCATTGACCCTCACCCGGACATAACCGATGCAATTCCGAGGCGTGCCAACGGCATCAGGTATGATGCAGTTGCTCGCATTTTCATCTACGTTGTCCGGCAGATTCGCACCAGTCAGTACCGCCATGTCTGCCCGGCGCAATGGCTCTATGGTGATGTTGGCGCTGGTGAATTCAGGAGCTGCCGGCAGCACCGGCAAGCCCATCATCCCCCGTGCATCCCTCATGGTGTTCCAATCCTCCCGCCAGCAGACCACCGCCTCCCTGGCGACATAGCGGGTCACTTCCTGGACTGAGTTCCACAGATAGAGTCCGCGGCCGAATTCCACGATCCCGAACAGCACTGCGAAGAAGAACACGGCGATGAGCGCGAACTCGACCGCGGCCGCACCGCGCTGTTTTCTTCCGGAAGCTCTCACGAAAATGCTCACGGTCAGCCCCCCATGTAACGCATGGTGGTGTAGGGCTGGATGCCGAGATTGTAGCCAGCAGCCTCGCCGAGATAGCCGATCGGCAACCATTCGCCCAGCCTGATGCCGTAATCGACGACAGCGACGGTCACATAGGTCGAACCCAACACCGCAGCAGGGGCCGAGCAAAGCGAGCCGTCACAACGCACCTCGACTTTCGTGTCATCAAAATCCGACAAGCCTGCTGCCGTAGCAGCCGTTGTCACCATACCCTTGGCATTGGCAACCACGTTAACCAGCCTGACATTGCAATCGCTTGCTGATTCACCGGCATTGCATTTCACCATCGTCAGGTACCTGGCCGCATCGCGCGTGACCTTGGCAAGGCTGTCGTAAAACCAGAAGGCGCGCCCGAACTCGATGGCGCCACCGACGACCAGCAGCAGGACAGGCAATACGAGTGCGAACTCCACTGCCGCCGCACCGCGCTCCGATCTTCCCCATCTTGTAAGCTTGGTCTTGTTCATGTTTTCTGCTCAGCGATAAAGGCGTATGGTTGGTGACAACTCTGCATCTGAAAGCAGGCCGGCAAATTCACCGGTGATGCCATCTGCGTTGGTAGCCGTCCGTTGCATGAAAAACTTGCCTACCCTGAGTACCGTCATGGGACGGCAAATCCCTCCGGCCGCTGGAGTAGTGCAATCCACCAACACCACGTTCAGAAGGCGCCTGCCTTCCTGGCCATTTTGTACCGGCTCTCTGTAATATTTGGCGTCAAGACTCTGCAGTCCATAGGAATAGGGAGACTTCCCCGCCGCCCATAGATTCGCATCCCCCGTATAGGTCGGTCCGGGTGTTGCGGGAACGGATGAGACCCCGGAAGGATAGAGTTGCGACCAGGTCTCAGGAACGCTGCTCGCAGGGGGAACACCGCTGACGGCAGTCCTGTTATAAGACCAGAGCACGCCGTAATTGTCGTCACAGTTCCCGGCGCAACCGCCGCCGCTCAAATTAGTGTTGAGTACGCTGGTTGGCAGCGGGGCAACCCGTGTGACATTGGTTCCGGACGGTCCCGACAGCCAACCATCCAGCAGAAAAGCCGATGCTTGCTTCGGCAGGGGCCCCATCCAGTTGTTGGAGCCCCCATTCCCGGAACCCGGAGTGTACTGCCTGATGTTTGCATCCGGCGGGCAGGTGTCACGGTCCAGGGAACTATCGAGGGGAGAACCATATTGATCGAAGCGCGTGTTCAGCGCTCCAAGAGATTTTCCAGCTGCCAGCCCCGTATTGGTCCACACCGTGCTC includes these proteins:
- a CDS encoding TadE/TadG family type IV pilus assembly protein; protein product: MNKTKLTRWGRSERGAAAVEFALVLPVLLLVVGGAIEFGRAFWFYDSLAKVTRDAARYLTMVKCNAGESASDCNVRLVNVVANAKGMVTTAATAAGLSDFDDTKVEVRCDGSLCSAPAAVLGSTYVTVAVVDYGIRLGEWLPIGYLGEAAGYNLGIQPYTTMRYMGG
- a CDS encoding TadE/TadG family type IV pilus assembly protein, whose product is MSIFVRASGRKQRGAAAVEFALIAVFFFAVLFGIVEFGRGLYLWNSVQEVTRYVAREAVVCWREDWNTMRDARGMMGLPVLPAAPEFTSANITIEPLRRADMAVLTGANLPDNVDENASNCIIPDAVGTPRNCIGYVRVRVNASFTPLIGTLVWFPLPSIPLPLSTVVMPAESLGFMRGGCAA